A DNA window from Buttiauxella agrestis contains the following coding sequences:
- the rcsD gene encoding phosphotransferase RcsD yields MSQSDSMIPNKFSLIPGNITRFFLLLIVILLVAMGVMVQSAVNTWLKDKSYQIVDITHALHKRIDTYRYATWQIYDNIAVSTSPASEGLQETRLRQDVYYLEKPRRKTEALIFGSHDSSTLDMTQRISTYLDTLWGAENSPWSMYYLNGQDNSMILVSTLPLKDLSSGLKESGVGSIVDSRRAEMLQQANALDERESFSSLRHLAWQNGHYFTLRTTFNQPGHLATVVAFDLPINDLIPPTMSLDSFRLENNDAQLPGKSADKEGPDSITINFNGAKIEIASPLATTDLRLVWQVPLGTLLMDTLQNILLPLLLNIGLLALALFGFTTFRQQAARPVETQSGNAELQILRALNEEIVTQLPLGLLVHDLDSNRTVISNKIADHLLPHLNLQNIIAMADQHQGVIQATINNELYEIRQFRSQIAPRTQIFVIRDQDREILVNKKLKQAQRLYEKNQQGRIAFMRHIGEALQLPVKSIAEHASALNTPEARVVANEAQSIARLVDEIQLLNMLETDAWKTNATKFAIQPLIDEVALEMLPIIKRKGLQLLINNHLTTDEERHGDREALRKALQLLLNYSVTTTQIGKITLDITEEESGPDRLLFRILDTGEGISHGEVDNLHFPFLNETSEDRYGQANGLTFYLCNQLSRKLGGHLNIKTREGIGTRYNLHIKMTAEPQHEEQEEKLLDDVVAMIDITSNEVRNIVTRLLENWGAQCITPDERLASQEFDIFLTDNPSNLTSSGLLLSDDENGMRKIGPGQFRVNFNISNAMQDAVLQLIEEQLAQEGASESPLGGDENAQLHASGYYALFVDTVPEDVRRLYTESAAHDFAALAQTAHRLKGVFAMLNLVPGKQLCETLEHHIRESDATNIQKYTSDIDAYVKSLL; encoded by the coding sequence ATGAGTCAGTCAGACAGTATGATCCCTAATAAATTTTCGCTTATCCCCGGCAATATCACGCGCTTCTTTCTGCTATTGATCGTGATATTGCTCGTTGCCATGGGCGTCATGGTGCAAAGCGCCGTCAACACCTGGCTGAAAGATAAGAGCTATCAGATTGTAGATATCACGCACGCGCTGCATAAGCGCATCGATACCTACCGTTACGCCACCTGGCAAATCTATGACAACATTGCCGTGTCGACATCTCCGGCAAGTGAAGGTCTGCAAGAAACCCGTCTGCGCCAGGATGTTTATTATTTAGAGAAACCTCGCCGCAAAACCGAAGCCCTGATTTTTGGCTCTCACGACAGCTCAACCCTGGACATGACCCAACGTATTTCGACCTATCTCGATACGCTGTGGGGTGCCGAAAATAGCCCATGGTCGATGTATTATTTAAACGGCCAGGACAACAGCATGATCCTGGTTTCTACCCTGCCGCTTAAAGATCTCTCATCCGGCCTTAAGGAGAGTGGCGTAGGTTCCATTGTCGATTCACGTCGTGCCGAGATGTTGCAACAGGCCAACGCGCTTGATGAACGTGAGAGTTTCTCTTCATTACGCCATCTGGCCTGGCAAAACGGCCATTACTTCACCCTGCGCACGACCTTTAACCAGCCGGGGCATCTGGCAACCGTCGTCGCGTTTGATTTGCCGATTAACGATTTAATTCCGCCAACGATGTCACTGGATAGTTTCCGTCTGGAAAATAATGATGCCCAGCTTCCGGGCAAGAGTGCCGATAAAGAGGGACCGGATAGCATCACCATTAACTTTAACGGCGCGAAAATCGAAATTGCTTCGCCGCTTGCCACTACCGATTTGCGTCTGGTGTGGCAGGTTCCACTTGGCACGTTGTTGATGGACACCTTGCAGAATATTTTGCTGCCACTGCTGCTTAATATCGGCCTGCTGGCACTCGCGTTGTTTGGCTTTACGACTTTCCGCCAGCAGGCTGCGCGCCCTGTCGAAACCCAAAGCGGCAACGCCGAGTTACAAATCCTGCGAGCCTTAAATGAAGAGATTGTCACGCAACTGCCACTTGGCCTGCTGGTGCATGATCTGGACTCTAACCGTACGGTCATTAGTAATAAAATTGCCGACCATCTGCTGCCGCATCTGAATCTGCAAAACATTATTGCGATGGCCGATCAGCATCAGGGTGTGATTCAAGCCACGATCAATAACGAACTGTACGAAATCCGGCAGTTCCGTAGTCAGATTGCTCCACGCACGCAGATTTTTGTGATTCGCGATCAGGACCGCGAAATTCTGGTGAATAAAAAGCTCAAACAAGCGCAACGTTTATACGAGAAAAATCAGCAAGGACGCATCGCGTTCATGCGGCATATCGGAGAGGCGTTACAGCTTCCGGTGAAGAGTATTGCAGAGCATGCCAGCGCGTTAAACACTCCAGAGGCGCGTGTCGTCGCTAATGAAGCGCAAAGTATTGCGCGTCTGGTGGATGAAATTCAGTTGCTGAATATGCTCGAAACCGACGCATGGAAAACCAATGCCACAAAGTTTGCCATCCAACCTTTGATTGATGAAGTCGCCCTGGAAATGCTGCCAATTATCAAACGCAAAGGTTTGCAGCTGCTGATAAATAATCACCTGACAACGGATGAAGAACGTCATGGCGACCGCGAAGCCTTGCGCAAAGCCTTGCAATTACTGCTCAATTACTCGGTGACGACCACTCAGATTGGTAAAATCACTCTGGATATCACCGAAGAAGAATCCGGTCCTGACCGTTTACTGTTCCGTATTCTGGACACCGGCGAAGGCATTAGTCATGGCGAAGTCGATAATCTTCACTTCCCTTTCCTTAACGAAACCAGCGAGGATCGTTACGGGCAAGCCAACGGCTTAACGTTCTATTTGTGCAACCAGCTGTCACGCAAATTAGGCGGGCATCTGAATATTAAAACCCGTGAGGGGATTGGTACGCGCTATAACCTGCACATCAAAATGACGGCAGAGCCGCAGCACGAAGAACAGGAAGAGAAATTGCTTGATGATGTCGTGGCAATGATTGATATCACCTCGAATGAAGTGCGGAATATCGTCACTCGTCTGCTGGAGAATTGGGGAGCACAATGCATCACCCCGGATGAAAGACTGGCAAGTCAAGAGTTTGATATCTTCCTGACAGATAATCCGTCTAATCTTACATCTTCTGGTTTGCTTTTAAGCGATGATGAGAACGGAATGCGGAAAATTGGCCCAGGCCAATTCCGCGTTAACTTTAATATCAGCAATGCCATGCAGGATGCGGTGCTACAACTGATAGAGGAGCAACTGGCGCAAGAAGGTGCATCCGAATCCCCGTTAGGTGGTGACGAAAATGCGCAACTTCATGCCAGCGGCTATTACGCGCTGTTTGTTGACACAGTACCGGAAGATGTTAGGAGATTGTATACTGAATCTGCGGCGCACGATTTCGCAGCGTTAGCGCAGACAGCTCACCGCTTAAAGGGGGTGTTTGCAATGCTCAATCTGGTACCCGGCAAGCAGTTATGTGAAACGTTAGAGCATCACATTCGTGAAAGTGATGCTACCAACATACAAAAATATACCAGCGATATTGACGCTTACGTCAAGAGTTTGCTGTAG
- the rcsB gene encoding response regulator transcription factor RcsB: MNSMNVIIADDHPIVLFGIRKSLEQIEWVNVVGEFEDSTALINNLPKLDAHVLITDLSMPGDKYGDGITLIKYIKRHFPNISIIVLTMNNNPAILSAVLELDIEGIVLKQGAPTDLPKALAALQKGKKFTPESVSRLLEKISAGGYGDKRLSPKESEVLRLFAEGFLVTEIARKLNRSIKTISSQKKSAMMKLGVENDIALLNYLSSVSLSPADKE; the protein is encoded by the coding sequence ATGAACAGTATGAACGTAATTATTGCCGACGACCATCCGATTGTCCTGTTCGGCATTCGTAAATCTCTCGAGCAGATCGAGTGGGTGAATGTTGTCGGTGAATTTGAAGATTCCACAGCGCTTATCAATAATCTGCCAAAACTTGATGCTCATGTTTTGATAACCGATCTCTCAATGCCTGGCGACAAATACGGCGATGGCATTACGCTTATCAAATACATTAAGCGCCATTTCCCGAATATCTCCATCATCGTTCTGACGATGAATAACAACCCGGCGATTTTGAGTGCGGTATTAGAACTTGATATCGAAGGGATTGTATTGAAGCAAGGCGCGCCAACCGACTTACCAAAAGCTCTGGCCGCATTGCAGAAAGGCAAAAAATTCACCCCGGAAAGCGTTTCACGCCTGCTGGAAAAAATCAGCGCGGGCGGTTACGGCGACAAACGTTTGTCTCCAAAAGAGAGCGAAGTATTGCGCCTGTTCGCGGAAGGTTTCCTGGTGACTGAAATTGCCCGTAAGCTGAACCGCAGCATCAAAACCATCAGTAGCCAGAAGAAATCAGCCATGATGAAACTGGGTGTGGAAAATGACATTGCGTTGCTGAACTATCTTTCGTCAGTGAGCCTGTCCCCGGCTGACAAAGAATAA